A section of the Verrucomicrobium sp. GAS474 genome encodes:
- a CDS encoding glycosyltransferase family 4 protein yields MGAIPEIKKIAFLGDYFPRKCGIATFTHDLRGAVAAGYPAIDCFVAPVSDRAEGYDYGPEVRFEFSENDLDSYIRTAEYLNFSGTDVVCLQHEYGIFGGPAGSFILALLRDLRIPVVTTLHTVLEKPSAEQRRVLQELALLSSRLVVMSERGRRMLREIYDVPEKKIDLIPHGIPDMPFTDPNFLKDQFQVEGKQVLLTFGLLSPNKGIEYVLRALPEVVRQFPNLVYIVLGATHPNLVRDHGEIYRLSLERLAADLGITRHVSFYNRFVELDELTDFLGVADLYITPYLNPAQITSGTLAYAYGGGKAVISTPYWHAEELLADGKGVLVPFADSEAIAREVVALLRDDKRRHAMRKAAYVEGRGMIWERAAHRYMASFERARSHPTSQPIRRMGVRTLDEKRLELPALRLDHLAAMSDSTGLLQHAIYSLPDYAHGYCTDDNARALIATLMLEELELDLPEVRRLTDTYASFMQYAFDPGARRFRNFMSYDRKWLEASGSEDSQGRALWALGTCVGRSRRSDLQSWAAQLFERALPPLLDTTSPRTWAFALLGIYEYFRRLNGDRMAAQIRDVLTQRLIDLYEANASEKWGWFEDTVSYDNARLSQVLILSGRWADNPKAFEIGLKSLRWLVDVQKSPGQMAHFRPIGSEGFYKRGGKPALFDQQPVEALATISACLEAYRSTNDPAWHREARIAFEWFLGRNDLGLALCDPKTGACCDGLHIDRVNQNRGAESTLSYLISLSEMKLLENNLKAFHEPLPLPPVPVPVAALILSTPS; encoded by the coding sequence ATGGGTGCCATTCCCGAGATCAAGAAGATCGCCTTCCTGGGCGATTATTTCCCCCGCAAGTGCGGCATCGCCACCTTCACCCACGACCTGCGCGGGGCGGTGGCGGCCGGGTATCCCGCGATCGATTGCTTCGTCGCGCCGGTCAGCGACCGCGCCGAGGGCTATGACTACGGGCCCGAGGTCCGTTTCGAGTTCTCCGAGAACGACCTCGATTCCTACATCCGCACCGCCGAATACCTGAACTTCAGCGGGACCGACGTCGTCTGCCTCCAGCACGAGTACGGGATCTTCGGCGGCCCCGCCGGGAGCTTCATCCTCGCCCTGCTGCGCGATCTCCGCATCCCCGTCGTGACGACGCTCCACACCGTCCTCGAAAAGCCGAGCGCCGAGCAGCGGCGGGTGCTCCAGGAGCTGGCCCTCCTCTCCTCGCGCCTTGTCGTGATGAGCGAGCGGGGCCGCCGCATGTTGAGGGAGATCTACGACGTCCCCGAAAAGAAGATCGACCTGATCCCCCACGGCATTCCCGACATGCCGTTCACCGACCCCAACTTCCTGAAGGACCAATTCCAGGTCGAGGGGAAGCAGGTCCTCCTCACCTTCGGCCTCCTCTCGCCGAACAAGGGGATCGAATACGTCCTCCGCGCCCTGCCCGAGGTGGTGAGGCAATTTCCCAACCTGGTCTACATCGTCCTCGGCGCGACCCATCCGAACCTGGTCCGCGATCACGGCGAGATCTACCGCCTCAGCCTGGAGCGGCTGGCCGCCGACCTCGGCATCACGCGCCACGTCAGCTTCTACAACCGCTTCGTCGAGCTCGACGAGCTGACCGATTTCCTGGGCGTCGCCGATCTCTACATCACGCCCTACCTCAACCCGGCCCAGATCACCTCGGGAACCCTCGCCTACGCCTACGGCGGAGGGAAGGCCGTCATCTCGACGCCCTATTGGCACGCGGAAGAGCTGCTGGCCGACGGAAAGGGTGTCCTCGTGCCGTTCGCCGATTCGGAGGCGATCGCGCGGGAGGTCGTCGCCCTCCTCCGGGACGACAAGCGCCGCCACGCCATGCGGAAGGCCGCCTACGTCGAGGGGCGCGGGATGATCTGGGAACGCGCGGCCCATCGTTACATGGCCTCGTTCGAGCGGGCGCGGAGCCATCCGACGAGCCAGCCGATCCGGCGCATGGGCGTCCGGACGCTCGACGAGAAGCGGCTGGAACTTCCGGCGCTCCGGCTCGACCACCTCGCGGCGATGTCCGATTCGACCGGCCTCCTTCAGCACGCGATCTATTCCCTGCCCGACTACGCCCACGGCTATTGCACCGACGACAACGCGCGGGCCCTCATCGCGACGCTGATGCTGGAGGAGCTGGAGCTCGACCTCCCCGAGGTGCGGCGGCTGACCGACACCTACGCCAGCTTCATGCAGTACGCCTTCGATCCCGGGGCGCGACGGTTCCGCAATTTCATGAGCTACGATCGGAAGTGGCTTGAAGCCTCCGGTTCCGAGGACAGCCAGGGCCGGGCGCTCTGGGCGCTGGGCACCTGCGTCGGGCGGTCGAGACGGAGCGATCTCCAATCGTGGGCGGCGCAGCTGTTCGAGCGGGCGCTGCCGCCCCTGCTCGACACCACCTCGCCCCGGACGTGGGCCTTCGCCCTGCTCGGCATCTACGAGTATTTCCGCCGCCTGAACGGGGACCGGATGGCGGCCCAGATCCGCGACGTCCTGACGCAGCGGCTGATCGACCTCTATGAGGCGAACGCCTCCGAGAAGTGGGGCTGGTTCGAGGACACGGTTTCCTACGACAATGCGCGGTTGTCGCAGGTCTTGATCCTGAGCGGGCGGTGGGCCGACAACCCGAAGGCCTTCGAGATCGGGCTGAAGTCGCTCCGCTGGCTCGTCGACGTCCAGAAATCGCCTGGCCAGATGGCCCATTTCCGTCCGATCGGTTCCGAGGGCTTCTACAAGCGCGGCGGGAAGCCGGCGCTCTTCGACCAGCAGCCGGTCGAGGCGCTCGCCACGATATCCGCCTGCCTGGAGGCCTATCGCTCGACCAACGATCCGGCCTGGCATCGGGAGGCGCGGATCGCCTTCGAGTGGTTCCTGGGCCGGAACGATCTCGGCCTCGCCCTCTGCGATCCGAAGACCGGGGCCTGCTGCGACGGCCTCCACATCGATCGGGTGAACCAGAACCGGGGGGCCGAATCGACGCTCTCCTATCTCATCTCCCTCAGCGAGATGAAGCTCCTGGAGAACAACCTCAAGGCTTTCCACGAACCGTTGCCGCTTCCGCCCGTGCCGGTTCCCGTCGCGGCGCTCATCCTTTCGACACCTTCATGA
- a CDS encoding glycoside hydrolase family 130 protein: MKVTRTGLVLRPNAARVLFRPFRPGGNQRSLRIIARVLALSPQETADDLARVEAEFGSRHQRLRDYFLQRFAAIRPFLPSDQPLAEERRLLLGAYFTHEYSLEAAALFNPSIVPHPDQTGMAEGTIRFVLSLRATGEGHISSITFRTGTVDEEGTIRVDEPSRFVTAPEHVLNASYEKKLFLKKLQELGNPATSDDLARTLLAVLPEDFTLAQLKEQIVLADLSLLDPRVVRMLNLAEANYEVVYGADQPLTERVIFPVAPNESNGIEDARFVRFVGDDGSASYVATYTAYDGRVAVPQLLETDDFRRFRISTLNGPEVQNKGMALFPRKIGGRYAMLSRQDGENLYLMYSDDLHFWYTKTLLLKPAYPWEFLQIGNCGSPIETGAGWLVISHGVGAMRKYSLGAFLLDRDDPSRVLARLSEPLLSPDESEREGYVPNVVYSCGAMLHARRVIVPYAMSDSATSFATVPLEELLAAMRPVEG; the protein is encoded by the coding sequence ATGAAAGTCACCCGTACCGGACTGGTCTTGAGGCCGAACGCGGCCCGGGTCCTCTTCCGTCCCTTCCGTCCGGGCGGCAATCAGAGATCGCTGCGGATCATCGCCCGCGTCCTTGCGCTCTCCCCGCAGGAGACGGCCGACGATCTGGCGCGGGTGGAAGCCGAATTCGGCTCCCGGCACCAGCGCCTCCGCGATTACTTCCTCCAGCGTTTCGCGGCCATCCGGCCCTTCCTGCCGAGCGATCAGCCCCTGGCCGAGGAGCGGAGGCTTCTGCTGGGAGCCTACTTCACCCACGAGTATTCCCTCGAGGCGGCGGCCCTCTTCAATCCCTCCATCGTTCCCCATCCCGATCAAACGGGGATGGCCGAAGGGACGATCCGATTTGTCCTGAGCCTCCGCGCGACCGGGGAGGGGCATATCTCCTCGATCACGTTCCGGACCGGCACCGTCGACGAGGAGGGGACGATCCGGGTCGACGAGCCCTCGCGCTTCGTCACCGCCCCGGAGCACGTGCTTAACGCCTCCTACGAGAAGAAGCTCTTCCTCAAGAAGCTTCAGGAGTTGGGCAATCCGGCCACTTCAGACGACTTGGCCCGCACGCTCCTCGCCGTCCTGCCGGAGGACTTCACCCTCGCGCAGTTGAAGGAACAGATCGTCCTGGCCGACCTTTCCCTGCTCGATCCCCGCGTCGTCCGCATGCTCAACCTCGCCGAGGCGAACTATGAGGTCGTCTACGGCGCCGACCAGCCGCTGACCGAGCGGGTGATCTTTCCCGTCGCGCCGAACGAGTCGAACGGCATCGAGGACGCCCGCTTTGTCCGGTTCGTCGGCGACGACGGGAGCGCCTCCTACGTCGCCACCTACACCGCCTATGACGGGCGCGTCGCCGTGCCGCAACTGCTCGAGACCGACGACTTTCGCCGCTTCCGGATCAGCACGCTCAACGGTCCCGAGGTCCAGAACAAGGGGATGGCCCTCTTCCCCCGGAAGATCGGCGGACGCTACGCCATGCTCTCCCGGCAGGACGGGGAGAATCTTTATCTCATGTACTCGGACGACCTCCATTTCTGGTACACGAAGACCCTCCTGCTGAAGCCGGCCTACCCGTGGGAATTCCTCCAGATCGGCAATTGCGGCTCCCCGATCGAGACCGGGGCGGGCTGGCTGGTGATCAGCCACGGCGTCGGGGCGATGCGGAAGTATTCCCTCGGGGCCTTCCTCCTCGACCGCGACGACCCCTCCCGCGTCTTGGCCCGCCTGTCGGAGCCGCTCCTCAGCCCCGACGAAAGCGAGCGCGAGGGGTACGTGCCGAACGTCGTCTACAGCTGCGGCGCGATGCTCCACGCGAGACGGGTGATCGTCCCCTACGCGATGTCCGACTCGGCGACCTCGTTCGCCACCGTTCCGCTCGAGGAGCTCTTGGCGGCGATGCGGCCCGTCGAGGGTTAG
- a CDS encoding PAS domain S-box protein, which yields MTPNQIASSETTPELEPHGTRIRTTPNDLQRENATGNEALRVSELSYRRLFEAAKDGILILDVETGRINDVNPFLFKLLGFSHSEMVGKTVGELSPFKDIESNQAMLERLQQHGYVRYEDLPLETKDGRHIAVEFVSNVYQAGSEKVIQCSIRDITDRKKSEQWQALLNTCVSNLNDIFIVIEADPLDEPGPRIVFVNEAFERITGYTSAETLGRSPRFLNGERTDPLILKEIHQAMRDRQPIRRQIINYGKDGTEYWLDIDLVPIFDGTGRCTHFSAIERDITEGKRNEAQLLWKTAFFEAQVNSSLDGIVIVDSEGTIILQNQQMIDLWNIPQEFADEVDNRRRLDWVTSQVKNPRQFAESVAYLSAHPDEISRDELELNNGKVFDRYSAPVRGKEGDRYGRIWAYRDITERKKLEHQFLRAQRMESIGTLAGGIAHDLNNILAPIMLSIDTLKFTSDEKDRKDILETIEVSAKRGADIVRQVLSFARGLEGQRIEVQPKHLLKDLESIIKDTFPKDIRLLFSVPNDTWTILGDPTQIHQILLNLCVNARDAMPNGGSLTIGVENCLLDEQYAGTNTQTKAGRYVHINVTDSGMGMPPDVLDKIFEPFFTTKELNKGTGLGLSTVMGVVKSHGGMITVYSEPGNGTTFKVYLPAMEASSVVTPEQPEEVTLPKGNGEMILVVDDEAAILSITSRTLLSFGYRVLTATNGADAVAVYAEHKNEIAVVLTDMMMPIMNGPATIQALTRINPAVRIIATSGLNANNGGTKHFLMKPYTAETLLKTLRTILDKV from the coding sequence ATGACCCCGAATCAAATCGCTTCTTCTGAAACAACCCCGGAGTTGGAGCCGCACGGTACGAGAATCAGGACGACCCCGAACGACCTCCAACGGGAGAACGCCACGGGCAACGAGGCGCTCCGGGTTTCGGAGCTCAGCTACCGGCGTCTCTTCGAGGCGGCGAAGGACGGCATCCTGATCCTCGACGTCGAGACGGGGCGGATCAATGACGTGAATCCGTTCCTCTTCAAGCTCCTCGGCTTCTCCCACAGCGAGATGGTCGGCAAGACCGTCGGGGAACTGAGCCCGTTCAAGGACATCGAGTCGAACCAGGCGATGCTGGAGCGCCTGCAGCAGCACGGCTACGTCCGCTACGAGGATCTGCCGCTGGAGACCAAGGACGGCCGCCACATCGCCGTCGAGTTCGTCAGCAACGTCTACCAGGCGGGGAGCGAAAAGGTGATCCAGTGCAGCATCCGCGACATCACCGACCGGAAGAAGTCGGAGCAGTGGCAGGCCCTGCTGAACACCTGCGTCTCCAACCTGAACGACATCTTCATCGTGATCGAGGCCGACCCGCTCGACGAGCCAGGCCCCCGGATCGTCTTCGTGAACGAGGCGTTCGAGCGGATCACCGGCTACACGTCGGCCGAGACGCTGGGCCGGAGCCCCCGGTTCCTCAACGGGGAGCGGACCGATCCCCTGATCCTGAAAGAGATCCATCAGGCGATGCGGGATCGGCAGCCGATCCGCCGCCAGATCATCAATTACGGCAAGGACGGGACCGAATATTGGCTCGATATCGACCTGGTCCCCATCTTCGACGGCACGGGGCGGTGCACCCATTTCTCCGCCATCGAGCGCGACATCACCGAGGGGAAGCGGAACGAGGCGCAGCTGCTCTGGAAGACGGCCTTCTTCGAGGCGCAGGTGAATTCGTCGCTCGACGGCATCGTGATCGTCGACAGCGAGGGGACGATCATTCTCCAGAACCAGCAGATGATCGACCTGTGGAACATTCCCCAGGAATTCGCCGACGAGGTCGACAACCGGCGGCGTCTCGACTGGGTGACGAGCCAGGTCAAGAATCCCCGGCAATTCGCCGAGAGCGTCGCCTACCTTTCGGCCCATCCCGACGAGATCAGCCGGGACGAGCTGGAGCTCAACAACGGCAAGGTCTTCGACCGCTACTCGGCCCCCGTCCGGGGCAAGGAAGGCGACCGCTACGGCCGGATCTGGGCCTATCGGGACATCACCGAGCGCAAGAAGCTGGAGCACCAGTTCCTCCGTGCCCAGCGGATGGAGAGCATCGGCACGCTGGCCGGGGGGATCGCCCACGACCTCAACAACATCCTCGCGCCGATCATGCTCTCGATCGACACGTTGAAATTCACTTCCGACGAAAAGGACCGGAAGGACATCCTCGAAACCATCGAGGTCAGCGCCAAGCGCGGGGCCGACATCGTGCGGCAGGTCCTCTCGTTCGCGCGGGGCCTGGAGGGCCAGCGGATCGAGGTCCAGCCGAAGCATCTGCTGAAGGACCTCGAGAGCATCATCAAGGACACCTTCCCGAAGGACATCCGCCTGCTCTTCTCCGTCCCCAACGACACGTGGACGATCCTCGGCGATCCGACCCAGATCCACCAGATCCTCCTGAACCTCTGCGTGAACGCCCGCGACGCGATGCCGAACGGCGGCAGCCTCACCATCGGCGTCGAGAACTGCCTCCTCGACGAGCAATACGCGGGGACGAACACCCAGACGAAGGCGGGACGCTACGTCCACATCAACGTGACCGACTCCGGGATGGGGATGCCCCCCGACGTCCTCGACAAGATCTTCGAGCCCTTCTTCACCACGAAGGAACTCAACAAGGGGACCGGCCTCGGCCTCTCGACCGTCATGGGCGTCGTGAAGAGCCACGGCGGGATGATCACCGTCTACAGCGAGCCCGGCAACGGGACGACGTTCAAGGTCTACCTCCCCGCCATGGAGGCCTCCTCCGTGGTGACTCCAGAGCAGCCGGAGGAGGTGACGCTTCCGAAGGGGAACGGCGAGATGATCCTCGTGGTCGACGATGAGGCGGCGATCCTCAGCATCACCAGCAGGACCCTCCTCTCCTTCGGCTACCGCGTCCTCACGGCGACGAACGGGGCCGACGCCGTCGCGGTCTACGCCGAGCACAAGAACGAGATCGCCGTCGTCCTCACCGACATGATGATGCCGATCATGAACGGCCCGGCGACGATCCAGGCGCTCACCCGGATCAACCCGGCGGTGAGGATCATCGCGACGAGCGGCCTGAATGCGAACAATGGGGGGACGAAGCACTTCCTGATGAAGCCCTACACGGCCGAGACCCTGCTGAAGACCCTGCGGACGATCCTCGACAAGGTTTGA
- a CDS encoding HD domain-containing phosphohydrolase codes for MSEKVLFVDDDPNTLVVYQRFLQRKFEVEVAGGAEEALALIGKGASYAVIVADMEMPGMSGTEFLEKTRLSSPDTVRMMLTGSIDPQTAIEAINKGSVYRFLSKPCPADVFALAIEEALKQYRLVTAERELLEQTLAGSIKVLVDMLALVEPAAFVVGERVRDYLRDFGTARRSPDAWTFEVAALLSQIRFIALPSEVTEKVRKGKPLDVNESEMMARATGASHDLIRNIPRLQLVAEIVLSQQKNYDGSGYPQDGASETAIPYGARLLKIFSEIVDWENRGGSLREALAHMEGNPGQFDPALVVEVLERFRIDPSDTPTGAKEIREVALADLAIGQILMASIMTSAGLVVLAGGSKITRLLLERVRNFAAIQRLVEPFRIEVKRPPMPTP; via the coding sequence ATGAGTGAAAAAGTCCTCTTCGTCGACGACGATCCCAACACGCTGGTGGTCTATCAGCGCTTTCTGCAGCGGAAGTTCGAGGTCGAGGTGGCGGGCGGCGCGGAGGAGGCGCTGGCGCTCATCGGGAAAGGGGCATCCTACGCGGTGATCGTCGCCGACATGGAGATGCCCGGCATGTCGGGGACCGAGTTCCTCGAAAAGACGCGCCTCTCGTCGCCGGACACGGTGCGGATGATGCTGACGGGGAGCATCGACCCGCAGACCGCCATCGAGGCGATCAACAAGGGGAGCGTCTACCGCTTCCTCTCCAAGCCCTGTCCCGCCGATGTCTTCGCCCTCGCCATCGAGGAGGCGCTGAAGCAATACCGGCTGGTGACCGCGGAGCGGGAGCTCCTGGAGCAGACCCTCGCGGGGAGCATCAAGGTGCTCGTCGACATGCTGGCGCTGGTCGAGCCGGCGGCCTTCGTCGTGGGCGAGCGGGTCCGCGACTACCTGCGGGACTTCGGCACCGCGCGCCGTTCCCCCGATGCGTGGACCTTCGAGGTCGCCGCCCTCCTCAGCCAGATCCGCTTCATCGCCCTCCCCTCCGAGGTGACGGAGAAAGTGCGGAAGGGAAAGCCCCTCGACGTCAACGAGAGCGAGATGATGGCCCGGGCGACCGGGGCGAGCCACGATCTGATCCGCAACATTCCCCGCCTCCAGCTCGTCGCCGAGATCGTCCTTTCCCAGCAAAAGAACTACGACGGCTCCGGCTATCCCCAGGACGGCGCGTCGGAAACGGCGATCCCCTACGGCGCGCGGCTGCTGAAGATTTTCTCCGAGATCGTCGATTGGGAAAACCGGGGAGGCTCCCTGCGGGAGGCCTTGGCCCACATGGAGGGGAACCCGGGCCAGTTCGATCCGGCGCTGGTCGTCGAGGTCCTGGAACGCTTCAGGATCGACCCCTCCGACACGCCGACCGGCGCGAAGGAGATCCGGGAGGTCGCCCTGGCCGACCTGGCGATCGGGCAGATCCTGATGGCCAGCATCATGACTTCGGCGGGCCTCGTCGTCCTGGCGGGAGGGAGCAAGATCACCCGCCTCCTCCTCGAGCGGGTCCGGAACTTCGCCGCGATCCAGCGGCTGGTGGAGCCCTTCCGCATCGAGGTGAAGCGCCCGCCCATGCCCACGCCTTAA
- a CDS encoding glucosidase, with translation MSCPTPTTAEHARLSENRARTRYWKRWGPYLSDRQWATVREDYSADGNTWTSFPHEQARSRAYRWGEDGLFGISDSKSRLCFALALWNGNDPILKERLFGLTGPEGNHGEDVKEAYFHLDATPTHSYLKALYKYPHAAFPYDHLVQENAKRDLRQPEYELEDTGIFDEGRYHDVVIEYAKDGPEDIVIRITATNRGPEKAVLHLLPTLWFRNTWAWGNRHEKTGTKPVLKLENLGPGPNFISARHEQLGLFHLAYEEGEPLFTENETNAERLWKTPNVGPFVKDALHRAVVNAEANSVNPDRTGTKCAIHTVIEVEPGVSKTVRLRLRLVPEGSAPVPSDPFADFDALFQARKDEADAFYNVILPESMPAEERNVARQGYAGLIWSKQFYHYIVEDWIEGDPATPTLPSPPPGRGEIRNGTWGHLYSEDILSMPDKWEYPWFAAWDTAFHMIPMARIDPEFAKRQLLLFLREWYMHPNGQLPAYEFSFSDVNPPVHAWAVWRVYKMTGERGERDRAFLEAAFQKLLLNFTWWVNRKDTLGNNLFSGGFLGLDNIGVFDRSKPLPGDGFLEQADGTAWMGFYCLTMLSMALELAQENPVYQDMASKFFEHFIAITDAINTIGGTGLWDEADGFFYDVLQYEGQGTPLRTRSLVGLLPLIAVEVLEMEQIEKLPGFARRMAWFLNDRKDLPGRIACCVPDTNKGLRLLSLSSRERMKRVARYVLDETEFLSEHGLRSVSKAHLAKPYVLKQGDAEYTVGYEPGEGTTRLFGGNSNWRGPVWFPINFLLVEAMERYHHFYGDEVKVECPAGSGKRMTLKEASREISRRLTGLFLPDAAGNRPCHGGAHRFASDPHWKDLVLFHEYFHGDTGKGLGASHQTGWTALTVKLLESQFERG, from the coding sequence ATGTCCTGCCCCACGCCGACCACCGCCGAACATGCCCGCCTCAGTGAGAACCGGGCCCGCACCCGTTACTGGAAACGCTGGGGGCCCTACCTCAGCGACCGCCAATGGGCGACCGTGCGGGAGGATTACTCCGCCGACGGCAACACCTGGACCTCCTTCCCCCACGAGCAGGCGCGAAGCCGCGCCTACCGCTGGGGCGAGGACGGCCTCTTCGGGATCAGCGACAGCAAGAGCCGCCTCTGCTTCGCCCTCGCCCTCTGGAACGGGAACGACCCGATCCTGAAGGAGCGCCTCTTCGGCCTCACCGGGCCCGAGGGGAACCATGGGGAGGACGTGAAGGAGGCCTACTTCCACCTCGACGCGACGCCGACCCACTCCTACCTGAAGGCGCTCTACAAATACCCGCACGCGGCCTTTCCCTACGACCACCTCGTCCAGGAGAACGCGAAACGCGATCTCCGCCAGCCGGAATACGAGCTCGAGGACACCGGGATCTTCGACGAAGGGCGCTATCACGACGTCGTCATCGAGTACGCGAAGGACGGCCCCGAGGATATCGTGATCCGGATCACCGCGACGAACCGGGGACCGGAGAAAGCCGTCCTCCACCTCCTGCCGACGCTCTGGTTTCGCAACACGTGGGCGTGGGGGAACCGCCACGAGAAGACCGGCACGAAGCCCGTGCTGAAGCTCGAAAACCTCGGCCCCGGGCCGAACTTCATTTCGGCCCGCCACGAGCAGCTGGGCCTGTTCCATCTCGCCTACGAGGAGGGCGAGCCGCTCTTCACGGAGAACGAGACGAACGCCGAACGCCTCTGGAAGACGCCGAACGTCGGCCCCTTCGTGAAGGACGCCCTCCATCGCGCCGTCGTCAACGCGGAAGCCAACTCCGTGAATCCCGACAGGACGGGGACGAAGTGCGCCATCCACACCGTCATCGAGGTCGAGCCGGGCGTCTCGAAGACAGTGCGGCTCCGCCTGCGCCTGGTGCCGGAGGGTTCCGCACCCGTGCCTTCCGATCCCTTCGCCGACTTCGACGCGCTCTTCCAGGCCCGCAAGGACGAGGCCGACGCGTTCTACAACGTGATCCTTCCCGAATCGATGCCCGCCGAGGAGCGGAACGTCGCCCGCCAGGGCTATGCCGGGCTGATCTGGAGCAAGCAGTTCTACCACTACATCGTCGAGGACTGGATCGAGGGCGATCCGGCGACCCCGACGCTGCCGTCCCCGCCGCCGGGACGCGGCGAGATCCGCAACGGCACCTGGGGCCACCTCTACAGCGAGGACATCCTCTCGATGCCCGACAAGTGGGAGTACCCGTGGTTCGCCGCGTGGGACACCGCCTTCCACATGATCCCGATGGCCCGAATCGATCCCGAGTTCGCCAAGCGCCAGCTCCTCCTCTTCCTGCGCGAGTGGTACATGCACCCGAACGGCCAGCTCCCCGCGTACGAGTTCTCCTTCAGCGACGTGAACCCGCCCGTCCACGCCTGGGCCGTCTGGCGCGTCTACAAGATGACGGGCGAGCGCGGCGAGCGGGACCGCGCCTTCCTCGAGGCCGCCTTCCAGAAGCTCCTCCTGAACTTCACCTGGTGGGTGAACCGGAAGGACACGCTGGGGAACAACCTCTTCTCGGGCGGCTTCCTCGGCCTCGACAACATCGGCGTCTTCGACCGCTCGAAGCCGCTTCCCGGCGACGGCTTCCTGGAGCAGGCCGACGGCACCGCGTGGATGGGGTTCTACTGCCTCACGATGCTCTCGATGGCGCTCGAACTCGCGCAGGAGAACCCGGTCTACCAGGACATGGCCTCGAAGTTCTTCGAGCACTTCATCGCGATCACCGACGCGATCAACACCATCGGCGGCACCGGCCTCTGGGACGAGGCCGACGGCTTCTTCTACGACGTCCTCCAATACGAGGGCCAGGGGACGCCGCTCCGCACCCGCTCCCTCGTCGGCCTCCTCCCGCTCATCGCCGTCGAGGTGCTCGAGATGGAGCAGATCGAGAAACTCCCCGGCTTCGCCCGGCGGATGGCGTGGTTCCTCAACGACCGGAAAGACCTCCCGGGCCGGATCGCCTGCTGCGTCCCCGACACGAACAAGGGCCTCCGCCTCCTCTCCCTCTCCTCGCGGGAACGGATGAAGCGCGTCGCCCGCTACGTCCTCGACGAGACCGAGTTCCTCTCCGAGCACGGCCTCCGCTCCGTCTCCAAGGCCCACCTCGCGAAGCCCTACGTCCTGAAGCAGGGCGACGCCGAATACACCGTCGGCTACGAGCCGGGCGAGGGGACGACGCGCCTCTTCGGCGGCAACTCGAACTGGCGCGGTCCGGTCTGGTTCCCCATCAACTTCCTCCTCGTCGAGGCGATGGAACGGTACCACCACTTCTACGGCGACGAGGTGAAGGTCGAGTGCCCCGCGGGCTCGGGAAAACGGATGACGCTGAAGGAAGCGTCGCGGGAGATCTCGCGGCGGCTGACGGGACTCTTCCTCCCCGACGCCGCCGGAAATCGGCCCTGCCACGGCGGAGCGCACCGCTTCGCGAGCGACCCCCATTGGAAAGACCTCGTCCTCTTCCACGAGTACTTCCACGGCGATACCGGAAAGGGCCTGGGCGCCAGCCACCAGACGGGATGGACCGCGCTGACGGTGAAGCTGCTGGAGTCGCAGTTCGAGCGGGGCTAG